Within the Astyanax mexicanus isolate ESR-SI-001 chromosome 9, AstMex3_surface, whole genome shotgun sequence genome, the region actggcactcattcctgttacatctaagaattaatttaggtaacaggagtgagtgctgaGATTGAGCTTCTCAgttatagttacaataagatcaaatatacagaaaaaaaactaatgagggaacttaattttggtatTCCCATTATCTTCAGAataaccagctgatgatgtcacttcctgttgtagaatgttccagatgtttcagatgatcagggtaatgtgttacggtaacaggactgagtgaaacccaggaacacaactaaaatgtgtgttttaattaaaaaatattatggatttattatgagaaaaaaaaatatatctttttttttaagcgcAGAGATTTGGAGTCACatggcaattaaaaaaaattaaaattacatctctgaaggattttaataattatatttcatggtaaagtttatagttagagtttAGTTTTTCCAATgttctaagtattttttattaattattttaaattacatgtcttacttttgcaattaggtcattttacaagacactatgcttaataataaaatgtattttacagttattttgtgtgcacatttatacatgtaatttcctggggacagaaatggcacccatttgttGGAATATGCCATTTACAGTTtgcaggaaaaaataaaagacgacgtaaaaatgatgagtttctttgattttaccaaattaaaaacctctagaatataatcaagaggaagatggatgatcacaaaccatcaaaccaccaaactgaactgcttgaattgttgcaccaggagtaaagcagcataaagttatccaaaagcagtgtgtaagactggtggaggaggagaacatgatgccaagatgcatgaaaaaaactgtgattaaaaaccagggttattccaccaaatattgatttctgaactcttaaaacttgaatgtgaacttgttttctttgcattatttgaggagaaatgttgtctgtagtttatagaataaaacaacgatgtttattttactcaaacataaacctataaatagcaaaatcacagaaactgattcagtttttttaatcttaataattatctgtatttttttatactcATCTCTTTACATGGTGCAGCACATCCTGTCTCAGCTGAGGGCGCTCTCTGCTGGTTGGACGGTGGAGGAAGACTCGTTCCAGTCCTCCACTCCTAAAGGTCCGGTGAGCTTCAGTAACGTCCTGGCGGTTCTGGACCCCTCTGCCCCCCGCCGGCTGCTGCTGGCCTGCCACCACGACTCCAAAATCTTCCCCCGAGACCCAAAACAGCCCCAGCGCGGGTTCATCGGGGCCAGCGACTCCGCCGTGCCTTGCGCCATGATGCTGGAGCTCGCCTCCGCGCTGGACACCGAGCTAAAGGCCTTAAAACAGCAGGTCAGACCATAATACAGCTTTACAGaccataataaacactaataCAGAGGGATTAGGACTGTCTCATTCTTTACTGTGATGTTTCCTTACTGTGGTTTTATTTGGTTTAGATTTTTACTCTGTTATTTTCCTCTGACTGTACAACCTACACAatccagattcatactggataagaACCAATCCACATGGATTGTGATAATACTGTTAAATATACGCacagtgcagattcatactggattagaatTACTACATATCTTTGTTATAGTGCAGATTCTTACTGGATTAGAGTCACTTTACATATGCTTTGGTTAAACTATAAAAACTACACacagtgcagattcatactggattagcaTCTATACATAATATTTGTGGTTACACTGTTAATCCTGCACATagtgtagattcatactggattagaatCAATCCACAATGATTGTAGGTAAACTATCAAACCTACACACAGTGCAGATTTATATTGGATTAGAATCACTTTACATATGTTTTGgttaaactataaaatatacacaGAGTGCAGATTCATAATGGATTTAAATCAATCCATAATGATTGTGGTTACACTGTTAAACCTACACACAGTGCAGATTCATAGTGGATTAGAACACCTGCACACATTGCAGACTGACTGTAGATTAAATAAATGTCTACACACTTATTGTAGTCAGAATGTAAAACCTACAaatactgcagattcatactggattagaatCACTTTACATGTAGTTTGTTTAAACTAAAAAACCTACACacagtgcagattcatactggattagaatCAATCCACAATGACTGTGGTTACACTGTATAACCTGCACACAGTGATTTGGGGCAAGTCAGTGtccgtgtgtctttggtatcaaaacgacgggaaaagtacacattgtgcagctcaaaatgcacaaaaagcatgtactaattctctaaattaattatgggtgtggttaattttaggtgtaacatgaaataaactaatcagagtATGAGTATAATCAGAGCACTTGCTCTTCTttcccttttaagagccaggtgcgctctgactttggcggattgctattttaacggcgcagctacctggacgtgcccAATGcttttacgggaacagcaatgtctATTtgatttagtattctgtttattgttgatgtaaaagttgggtttgtgcatgtTTGCGTAACAAGATGATGTGCACACGCAGCATGTCTGCGTTGCCAATATAGCAATGAATAtatgactgttgactgctgtcagggtttaaatcaatcagtggcgcacctgaacacaccttatttccagaccagcacgcccatcagtgtacaaatattcagaagcactgttgctatttaagaTAGAGCTCTAAATATCCGTACAAACTAGAAAAAATAAGCCTTTTTTCTAAAACGTTAGTCTGAAATTGTAaattattatatgtaataatctgttttctctgtgtgtgtagaAGTCAGTGGTGACGCTGCAGCTGGTGTTTTTTGATGGAGAGGAGGCGTTTGAGGAATGGACGGATACGGACTCTCTGTATGGCTCGCGGCATCTGGCTGAACTCATGGCACACACACCCCATCCTCCGGGCTCCACACACACCACGTTGCTGCAGGCCATGGTGAGTCTGTGCATCtgctgattttatattttaatacatatttacagTGGTGAACAAAATATAACACCCCTATTAACAAAAAATTACTAAACAAAAACAGATATcgtatttttttacactataaggtggccttaaaattctttaattttccccaaaataatcagtgtgcctaataatccagtgctccttatatatgaattctaccagtcaggtagtttcagttcagttctccagcaccgagacagAAGCAGTATTATCGTTAGCTGCTAACCCCGCTAAccccgctaagcactagctctttcttcCTTCAGAAGtaagtatatcgaactgtagcctgctgccaaccccagctagcactgctggagcagcgttagcattagccgctaaccccgtTAAGTGtgagctctttcaccattcagaggtgagtatattggactgtagcctgctgctaaccctggctagcaatgctggagcagcattagcattaaccactaacccTGCTAAGCACTAGGTCTTTtaccgttcagagatgagtattattggcctatagcctactgctaaccctggctagcaatgctggagcggcattagcattaccccCAAACGGCACAAAGCACTAgctctctctcagttcagaggCAGtagcgcaaaaagggggtatgcagcgtatgcgacacataggggcgctgcactagagggggcgccaaatcaaagccacaaataaatttgcggagcgcggtgggaaagtaatgacaggacgctgacgattTAAAAGCGCATCTCCACCTCCTCCCCCCGCGCCCCCCCCTTAAGGATTTAAAACGCATCTCACCCCCCTCTCCCCACCCCCTGGAGCGGCATTAGCTTTAGCCCCAAACAGCacaaagcactagctctttttcagttcagaggtaagtattatcggcctgtagcctgctactaaccccggctcgcactgctggagcagcattagcattagccgctaaccacgctaagtgctatctctttctcagttcagaggtgagtgttattgggatgtagcctgctgctaaccccagctagcactgctggagcagcattagtctGCGTGCTACATGGGATGGACCACTaggtaatatcaccctggcttaccggaactaTAGCTAGCctcggctagccttagtggaaatctggaaatctaagcttactgtaaataaacagaagcactttactcatctaaataaacagtattcaggagagaaatctgtgtagattaacatccagcgctcgcttaactttaaaagaaaatgttttttttttacttagcttagcgtagctttaCACCCAGAGGGTGTAATCCTTGATTGCATTCTTGTACAAAGCCCTGCTTGGatgttattctcagcactgatcAGATGCAGctgtgttgctggagtttttaaacactttagtgtgttgctgctgcattgagaatagtccaccaattGCGTATTATTCTGCCGTTACAAAAAAACATATCTACTTTGTCTACATATCTACAAATCTGTATGGTGATTGgtctaaaataatgttttgtttgtttgtttgttttacaagtAAACTGAACTTATGTCTGTGATCTTCTTTACAGGATTTGTTTGTATTACTGGATTTACTCGGAGGTCCGGAGCCGCTAATCGTCAGTCACTTTGATAATACTGTCCGATGGTTTGATCGACTCATTGCTGCAGGTGAGattgttcttattttttaaaactttacaactgatgctgtcaaacacattattaattctagacgaggcacagctgttaactgaaagacattccagttgactctacctcataaagctgaaaaTGCAGAAATATGCAAAATGATGATGAATGATGGGATGTTTTCTGCTGTTTGCTGCTGTTTAGAGACGAGGCTACACCGGCAGGGCCTGCTGTCCTCCCACCCCTCAGAGCAGAGCTACTTCAGGAAGGACTTCTACCTGGGCCCAGTGCAGGACGACCACATCCCCTTCCTGCAGCGGGGTAACACACAGCTCATACATTCAGCTTCTCTAatataaatatctttaaatacagtacaggtttttctgagttgtttatgatgctgcacatgattaAACTCTTCcacaacctcttcctcattgtctgcagcagctagtaaaagaaaatattcagaaagataaacgagtcaatcaggaaaagcaccgtgtctacatcaacccgtaaaTTGTTATTCATGACCCCGCCCACATCatctcgggaccgcccacaggcagagctgaagccgggcagagACGCCGTCTTgtcagataggaggagctaacagtgctaggaacagcatgcagttcattcctgtgttatttgtgcgaataacacatcagtgtttatatgctttacccagtaattcagagctaagaaacaaatggttagaattagtctatggaggaaaaacaccaccagccaagtacaattgagatagataggtgtatgtttagaacagttctgttttacactagttaaaagtggatttggtgttttactctgagagactttaagactaggtcagtggctgaactgtacttagcagggcattattacacatgttgtaaagtaacatatgacattgcaaatactgttattagtgtaaaaatgtctttattttaaaacgtttctaactgttgttcatcttactgcctcctggtgttgcagtgcttttaaccaatcagaggtgatatgtttgcatgtatgaatattcatgagcaagagccgaaatcctatagtttctccccacccactcctccactggactaaagcagtgttataccgaatcaccagagcacttttttcacaaaaaaacagctcaaatggcattcattcatactagagactcaactagacattttaaaatgaatgaaaaaacgatggaatgagacctttaaattgcGCACATTGCTGACactaatgtgcaaatgcacacacttcTTGTTTAGCCATGCAGAGAGGTACTGCAATTTATATAGCAGTCTTTCTGGAGAGTGGATGTGCACGTATGTATGTGTatacgtgagtgtgtgtgcgtatgtagGACAAATCATAGGAAGACCATAGCATCCATTATGGACaccgtagcaacaccttggcaacctaCTAGCAAGACAAATCATAGAAACACCATCACATCGACCATga harbors:
- the qpctla gene encoding glutaminyl-peptide cyclotransferase-like a; this encodes MSRAGRRYRPVPGPGGSGCSVRAGSRRALLGCLGCALAVALMLGLYLSAEPSGTSPKHSPPDPLQDKFSHKPRKCSLAQVRKLAAQVDGPRLWETHLRPMLIERVPGTSGSQTVRQHILSQLRALSAGWTVEEDSFQSSTPKGPVSFSNVLAVLDPSAPRRLLLACHHDSKIFPRDPKQPQRGFIGASDSAVPCAMMLELASALDTELKALKQQKSVVTLQLVFFDGEEAFEEWTDTDSLYGSRHLAELMAHTPHPPGSTHTTLLQAMDLFVLLDLLGGPEPLIVSHFDNTVRWFDRLIAAETRLHRQGLLSSHPSEQSYFRKDFYLGPVQDDHIPFLQRGVSILHLIPTPFPSFWHTMQDTEENMHRPTVENLTKILAIFLAEYLHL